A single genomic interval of Octopus bimaculoides isolate UCB-OBI-ISO-001 chromosome 10, ASM119413v2, whole genome shotgun sequence harbors:
- the LOC106876562 gene encoding serine/threonine-protein kinase VRK1-like — protein sequence MKKVHVAKGYRHATEFPASEILESVDRRRYSIIKKIGFGGFGLIYTARQVASSQAKECVAKVEPIGNGPLFNEFHALQTIARPNIIQDYLKGKRLAHLAIPEFIANGIHEYKDKDYRFIIIPKYGKNLQTFLEENGSNLDESTVYCVAKQMIDALECIHHHGYVHADLKAGNILFAADSNKIDKVYLIDYGLAAKIFLNGKHKVYKPEKKKAHNGTLLYTSLDAHEGADPSRRGDFQILGFCMYEWLTGSLPWEKYLENKEQVKHEKEVLLKNLSKIPFETLKTYFKTIEKLKYDEEPDYEKLRRIFQDAKYDKRPKPVVKGTGKLSARKRKLRSSVQESRHRRGSTTEEKTNL from the coding sequence ATGAAGAAGGTTCACGTGGCAAAAGGATACAGACATGCAACAGAATTTCCAGCAAGTGAGATCTTAGAGTCTGTTGATAGAAGGAGATATTCCATTATAAAAAAGATTGGTTTCGGCGGTTTTGGTTTAATTTACACAGCTAGACAAGTTGCTTCTTCACAGGCCAAAGAATGTGTTGCTAAAGTCGAACCCATTGGTAACGGCCCACTCTTTAATGAATTCCATGCTTTACAGACGATTGCCAGACCAAATATTATACAAGATTATCTAAAAGGTAAACGTTTGGCTCATCTTGCCATACCGGAATTCATAGCAAAcggcatacatgaatataaagaCAAGGACTATCGATTCATAATTATACCTAAATACGGTAAAAATCTCCAGACATTTTTGGAAGAAAATGGATCTAATCTCGACGAATCTACAGTTTATTGTGTTGCCAAACAAATGATAGATGCTTTAGAGTGTATCCACCACCATGGCTACGTCCACGCCGACCTGAAAGCCGGTAATATATTATTTGCTGCAGATAGTAATAAAATAGATAAGGTATATCTGATAGACTATGGTCTGGCTGCGAAGATATTTCTAAATGGCAAACACAAGGTGTATAAACCAGAGAAGAAGAAAGCTCATAATGGAACGTTGTTATATACGAGTCTGGATGCTCATGAAGGTGCTGATCCATCTCGAAGAGGAGATTTCCAAATTTTGGgattctgtatgtatgaatggcttacAGGGAGTTTACCTTGGGAGAAATACttggaaaataaagaacaagtgaAACATGAGAAGGAAGTGCTATTAAAGAATCTTTCAAAAATTCCATTTGAAACTTTAAAAACTTacttcaaaactattgaaaaactAAAATACGACGAAGAACCAGACTATGAAAAGTTACGACGAATATTCCAGGATGCAAAATATGACAAAAGGCCCAAACCGGTCGTTAAAGGGACCGGGAAATTGTCTGCAAGAAAGAGAAAACTTAGAAGTTCGGTTCAGGAATCACGACACAGAAGAGGGTCCACCACAGAAGAAAAAACGAACTTGTAA